The genomic interval AGGAGATGACGCAGGGCATTGAATCCTCAACGTCCCCTTCCTTAGGCTCCGTTCATCCAGACCATTCGGATGCCGGTCTTCCGGCGGCGTCCGGCCAGGCACCGCGTCACGCGGGAACCGGAACCCGGCGGCGCGACACATCAGGAGGCGCAGCAACATGGCAGGTACGGGCGCACAGCAGTCACTGGCGTCAGCCACCCAGAACGGTGTCACCGCACTGGAGATGGCTTTCACCGGCGTGCAGAGCAGCCGCCAGGACGTGGAGAACATGAAGCACAACCTCGCCTCCGGTTACGCCGGTAGCGACGGTGGCGCGTTCCAGAAGCTGCTCGACCGGTGGGACCAGCAGGCGGAGATCATCTCCGGCAACCTCCGCGACATGATCACGACGCTGGAGGAGACCATGCGCGCGCAGGGCATCCAGCAGAACAACTCGAACGACTCGATCCAGCAGGCGTTCAACCGCTCCGAGGAGATCTTCAACGCGCTCGCCGGCTCCACCGCGGGCCGCTGACCTCTCCTCCGGTAACCGGGAGCCCCGACGGGCGACCGGGCCCCGCACCACTGTCCCTGACGCACCTGCCGCGAGACGAGGAAGACCATGACCCCCCCGCTTGACTTCACCGACGGCCAGATCTACGTCGACTACGGCCACATGGAGAACGCCGCCGACGACATGGTCCAGCAGACCAAGGCGATCGACAGCATCCTCACCAACCTGGAAGCCGAACTCCAGGAGCTCCAGCGCAGCTGGGAAGGTGAGGACAAGGCGGTGTACGCCGAGAAGCAGGCCTCCTGGAACAACGCGGTCGAGGAGATGAAGCGCATCCTCGCCGAGCACTCGGCGCTGCTGACCGACGTCTCGGGCAGCTACAAGTACAGCGAGAACTCCCTGAAGTCGCTCTGGGAGAGCGTGCGCATCGGCGGCTGACCCGGGGCGGCACGCCCCTGGTCCCTCCCGGGCGGCCGGGCGCGTGTGTACCTCGCGCGCCCGGCCGCCCGCCGAAGTCGGGGTGGCGCACCGTCCGCCGCGGCCCCAACGGGCCGCAGGCGGACGGCGCACCGGCCCCGTGAGCCCATGGACATCCCGGAAGACTGGAGACGTGCGACATGGCGGAAGCACCCGCACTGAATCTCAACAAGGCGTGGTTGCAGAGCTTCCTCGACAACGACCTCGTCCCGTTCCTCGCCGAGGTCAAGAAGATGCGGGAGGACGGCACGACGACCGATGGGAAGACCGTGCCCGGGATCCCCACGCTGCAGGGCGGTGAGGACGGGTCCGCGACCGCGGCCGGATTCCACGACGGGCAGGCGAAGCCGCTCGCGATCGGGACGATGGCGGGCGACGACAAGGGCCGCACCAACGGCGGCTACCTGGTCAAAAGCCTGAACGGGCTGATCGACCAGCTCGACGACATCCTCAAGCTCCAGGTCGAACTCTTCGAGCAGATCGAGGAGGACCTGGAGGACACCATCGAGGAGCTCTTCAAGACCCAGGACGGCAACCTGGAGAAGATCGACGGCAAGGACATGATCGACTTCTTCGAGGGCGTGGACGAGGTGCTCTCCGAATCCGCCGGTGGCGGCGCGAACAACGACGAGGACGAGGACTGACCTTCGTCGCCGTCGGCCGGCCCGGCCGGCACCCCTCCACACGGCCGCGGACCGGCGGACCGTACCCCCGCCCGTCCTCCTGTCTCCCCTGACGTAAAGGCATCCCGGCATGGCGCTCGACTCCAGCAAGGTCCCCGACGATCTCGGCGGTTCCAACGACCAGTGGGCCGAGGCCGTCGGCTTCTTCACGGGCTACAAGGCGCCGGACCGTAACACCCTGTTCGACACGCTCGTCGGCAACGAGGGCATCCCCCTGATGAAGGTGGAGATCTCCGACGTGGGCTACGTCGACTACGTCGACACCGAGGACATGAACTGGCTCTACGAGAACGCCGGTTCCGACATCAAGAACACCGACTTCGTCATCCCCTTCTACCACTCCAAGGGTGGCGCGGGCTCCGACGTGTCGATGTACAAGGCGCGCATCACCCTGCTCGGCAGCAAGGGGGACGGCCGGATACCGAGCCAGGGGTACCAGGAGGGCGGGCAGTTCTCCAGCTCCATGGACGGTCACCTGGGGATGGACGGCAAGCCGACCTGGGACACCACCTTCACCTCGCGCTACGCCTACGGCACCGGGCTCGCGCTGGAGGAGCTGCTCAACAACCCGTCGCAGGGCACCTACGGGTTCAGCTGGAACACCCTTCCCGTGGACGACCCCGATTCCGTGACCCTCGACAACTTCGACACGGTGGCCGGGGCCTTCGACCGGGTCGCCGCGTTCTTCTCGTCCCAGCAGAAGATCGTGGAGGAGTGGCAGAGCCGGCTCGGCACGGAGAAGGACAAGGCGTGGCGGGGCAAGGCCGCCGGCGTCTTCTGGGACCTCATCAACAAGATCAACGAGCAGTACACGGACTACGCCGACGACATGAAGCCCGGCGGGGGCGGCACCGTCGGGTCCAAGCAGGGCGACGAGATCCGGCAGGCGAGGAAGGACTTCCGGGAAGCGGTCTCGGATCTCCACAGCGTCTGGGCGAAGTGGCAGTGGCAGTACGGCAACCCGCTCGTGGTGCTGCACACCCTGCTCTCCGCGATCATGGAGTACGTCTGGGACAACAACATCACGAAGATCACGTACGAGATCGAGACCCACGGGTCGTACGGCGGCGGTTACACCACCACGACGAACTACATCTCGGAAGATCACTTCAGCAACCAGGCGGCGATCGAGGAGATCACGGGCACGGGCGACATGGCGCTGACCGTCGCCGCCGAGGACTTCGGTGAGCTCAAGGAGCTCAGCACCTGGGTGGAGGTCGGCAACAAGGCCCTCCTCATGTGGAA from Streptomyces sp. CA-278952 carries:
- a CDS encoding type VII secretion system-associated protein encodes the protein MAEAPALNLNKAWLQSFLDNDLVPFLAEVKKMREDGTTTDGKTVPGIPTLQGGEDGSATAAGFHDGQAKPLAIGTMAGDDKGRTNGGYLVKSLNGLIDQLDDILKLQVELFEQIEEDLEDTIEELFKTQDGNLEKIDGKDMIDFFEGVDEVLSESAGGGANNDEDED
- a CDS encoding WXG100 family type VII secretion target is translated as MTPPLDFTDGQIYVDYGHMENAADDMVQQTKAIDSILTNLEAELQELQRSWEGEDKAVYAEKQASWNNAVEEMKRILAEHSALLTDVSGSYKYSENSLKSLWESVRIGG